The Streptomyces sp. Mut1 genome window below encodes:
- a CDS encoding 2-hydroxy-3-oxopropionate reductase, producing the protein MSNNLPKVAWIGLGIMGSPMSENLIKAGYDVTGYTLEQDKVDRLAAAGGTGAGSIAEAVGDADVVITMVPASPQVEAIAYGPAGILENARRGALLIDMSSITPQTSVDLAKNAAEKGIRVLDAPVSGGEAGAIEAVLSIMVGGERADFDAAKPLLEALGKTIVLCGPHGSGQTVKAANQLIVAVNIQACAEAVVFLEKSGVDLTAALDVLNGGLAGSTVLTRKKDNFLNRDFAPGFRIDLHHKDMGIVTDAARNVGAALPVGGVVAQLVASLRAQGDGGLDHSALLRSVERLSGQPVQA; encoded by the coding sequence ATGAGCAACAACCTCCCCAAGGTCGCGTGGATCGGTCTCGGCATCATGGGCTCGCCCATGTCCGAGAACCTGATCAAGGCCGGTTACGACGTCACCGGTTACACCCTGGAGCAGGACAAGGTCGACCGGCTGGCCGCGGCCGGCGGCACCGGCGCCGGCTCGATAGCCGAGGCGGTCGGGGACGCGGACGTGGTCATCACGATGGTGCCCGCGTCCCCGCAGGTCGAGGCCATCGCGTACGGCCCCGCCGGCATCCTGGAGAACGCGCGGCGCGGCGCGCTGCTGATCGACATGTCCTCGATCACCCCGCAGACCTCCGTGGACCTCGCGAAGAACGCCGCCGAGAAGGGCATCCGGGTCCTGGACGCCCCCGTCTCCGGTGGTGAGGCCGGCGCGATCGAGGCCGTGCTGTCCATCATGGTGGGCGGCGAGCGGGCCGACTTCGACGCGGCGAAGCCGCTGCTCGAAGCGCTCGGCAAGACCATCGTCCTCTGCGGCCCGCACGGCTCCGGCCAGACGGTGAAGGCCGCCAACCAGCTGATCGTCGCGGTGAACATCCAGGCGTGCGCCGAGGCCGTGGTCTTCCTGGAGAAGTCCGGCGTCGACCTGACCGCCGCGCTGGACGTCCTGAACGGCGGCCTGGCCGGTTCGACGGTCCTGACCCGCAAGAAGGACAACTTCCTCAACCGCGACTTCGCCCCGGGCTTCCGGATCGACCTGCACCACAAGGACATGGGCATCGTGACGGACGCCGCCCGCAACGTCGGCGCCGCGCTGCCGGTCGGCGGCGTGGTCGCCCAGCTCGTCGCCTCGCTGCGCGCGCAGGGTGACGGCGGCCTGGACCACTCGGCGCTGCTGCGCTCGGTCGAGCGCCTGTCGGGTCAGCCCGTCCAGGCCTGA
- a CDS encoding TIM barrel protein, translated as MGYPDQRFDVNLSILFTELPLLERPAAAAAAGFTAVELWWPWIETPTPEQAELDALKKALDEAGTQLVGLNFYAGQLPGPDRGALSVPGTESDRFRANIEVAAGFAASVGCKALNALYGNRIDGVAPAAQDELALENLVVAARAADRIGAVLLIETLNAPESPRYPLVSAPAGIEVVDRVNAATGLGNAKFLLDLYHLSMNGEDLSRVITAYADRTGHVQIADNPGRGAPGTGSLPLEQLLDELTKAGYAGWVGLEYKPGDRPSADSFGWLPAAARPAR; from the coding sequence ATGGGCTACCCGGACCAGCGCTTCGATGTGAACCTCTCGATCCTCTTCACGGAACTCCCGCTCCTGGAGCGGCCCGCGGCAGCCGCCGCGGCCGGCTTCACGGCGGTCGAGCTGTGGTGGCCCTGGATCGAGACCCCCACCCCCGAGCAGGCCGAGCTCGACGCCCTCAAGAAGGCGCTCGACGAGGCCGGCACCCAGTTGGTGGGGCTGAACTTCTACGCCGGACAGCTCCCCGGCCCCGACCGCGGCGCGCTCTCCGTGCCCGGCACGGAGTCGGACCGCTTCCGGGCCAACATCGAGGTGGCGGCCGGCTTCGCCGCCTCGGTCGGCTGCAAGGCGCTCAACGCGCTCTACGGCAACCGGATCGACGGCGTCGCCCCCGCCGCCCAGGACGAACTGGCCCTGGAGAACCTGGTCGTGGCCGCCCGCGCCGCCGACCGGATCGGCGCGGTGCTGCTGATCGAGACCCTGAACGCGCCGGAGTCGCCGCGCTACCCGCTGGTGAGCGCACCGGCCGGGATCGAGGTCGTGGACCGGGTCAACGCCGCCACGGGCCTGGGCAACGCGAAGTTCCTGCTGGACCTGTACCACCTGTCGATGAACGGCGAGGACCTCAGCCGGGTCATCACCGCGTACGCCGACCGGACCGGACACGTCCAGATCGCCGACAACCCGGGCCGCGGCGCGCCCGGCACCGGCTCGCTCCCCCTGGAGCAGCTCCTGGACGAGCTGACGAAGGCCGGTTACGCGGGCTGGGTCGGGCTGGAGTACAAGCCCGGCGACCGCCCGAGCGCCGACTCCTTCGGCTGGCTCCCGGCCGCCGCGCGGCCCGCCCGCTGA
- a CDS encoding cellulose binding domain-containing protein, whose product MKSLAKSRIRAAAAAAVTVALGCTALAAVPATASAADGSLAVQYRTGASGATADQSEPWLKVRNTGSGSVQLSDVKVRYYFKGEAAGDAYRFACSWAVKGCGNITGTFGTLASPTATADRYLEIGFTSGAGSLAPGADTGDMQLRFYRSTWQPLVQSDDYSFGAGATAYADWSKVTAQLGGATVWGEAPEGNTPTEPTDPTDPTDPTDPTDPSEDGPTLFDDFNYSGHTDPQINAHGWSVRSNSGGPGVPGATWAPENVTFATESGNSIMNLETSTAGSGESTRQTEILTQSMKFRNGTYAARVKFEDAPKSGPDGDHLVQTFFTINDLKAPMADDYAEYDFEYLPNGGWGESGNILYTTSWETYRPDPWEAVNEHTESRQSYAGWHDLVVTIDNSEITYYIDGQVFGTHGAAYLPERGMSINFNQWLIDLAGQTSTTPRAYDQQVDYVLHVKDQVLTPAQVNAKVAAYRAAGTTFQDTVPAG is encoded by the coding sequence GCCGCCGCGGCCGCCGTCACCGTGGCGCTCGGCTGTACGGCACTGGCCGCCGTCCCCGCGACGGCGAGCGCCGCCGACGGGTCGCTGGCCGTGCAGTACCGCACCGGCGCGTCCGGGGCCACGGCCGACCAGAGCGAACCCTGGCTCAAGGTGCGCAACACCGGCAGCGGGTCCGTCCAGCTCAGCGACGTCAAGGTCCGCTACTACTTCAAGGGCGAGGCGGCGGGCGACGCCTACCGGTTCGCCTGCTCCTGGGCGGTGAAGGGCTGCGGCAACATCACCGGCACCTTCGGCACGCTCGCGTCCCCGACCGCCACCGCCGACCGCTACCTGGAGATCGGCTTCACCTCCGGCGCGGGTTCGCTGGCACCGGGTGCCGACACCGGGGACATGCAGCTGCGGTTCTACCGGTCGACCTGGCAGCCGCTGGTGCAGAGCGACGACTACTCCTTCGGCGCCGGCGCGACCGCGTACGCCGACTGGTCGAAGGTGACCGCGCAGCTCGGCGGCGCCACGGTCTGGGGCGAGGCCCCCGAGGGCAACACCCCGACCGAGCCGACCGACCCCACGGACCCGACCGATCCGACCGACCCGACCGACCCTTCGGAGGACGGGCCGACGCTCTTCGACGACTTCAACTACAGCGGCCACACCGATCCGCAGATCAACGCGCACGGCTGGAGCGTCCGTTCCAACTCCGGTGGCCCCGGGGTGCCGGGGGCCACCTGGGCGCCGGAGAACGTCACGTTCGCCACGGAGAGCGGCAACTCCATCATGAACCTGGAGACGTCGACGGCGGGCAGCGGCGAATCGACCAGGCAGACCGAGATCCTGACCCAGTCCATGAAGTTCCGCAACGGCACCTACGCGGCGCGGGTGAAGTTCGAGGACGCGCCGAAGTCGGGCCCGGACGGCGACCACCTCGTCCAGACGTTCTTCACCATCAACGACCTCAAGGCGCCGATGGCGGACGACTACGCCGAGTACGACTTCGAGTACCTGCCCAACGGCGGCTGGGGCGAGAGCGGCAACATCCTCTACACGACCTCGTGGGAGACCTACCGGCCCGACCCCTGGGAGGCCGTCAACGAGCACACCGAGTCCCGGCAGAGCTACGCCGGCTGGCACGACCTGGTCGTGACCATCGACAACAGCGAGATCACGTACTACATCGACGGTCAGGTGTTCGGCACGCACGGCGCCGCGTACCTGCCGGAGCGGGGCATGTCGATCAACTTCAACCAGTGGCTGATCGACCTGGCCGGGCAGACGAGCACGACGCCCCGCGCGTACGACCAGCAGGTGGACTACGTCCTGCATGTGAAGGACCAGGTCCTCACCCCGGCGCAGGTGAACGCCAAGGTGGCCGCGTACCGCGCGGCGGGGACGACGTTCCAGGACACGGTTCCGGCCGGATGA